In a genomic window of Bacteroidales bacterium:
- a CDS encoding phosphopantetheine-binding protein codes for MIEKIITILTDLRPEFDFTEDVNFIEEGMLDSFDIVNLVNSLDTTFDISIDGIDIIPDNFSSIESIATLLRKKGVI; via the coding sequence ATGATAGAGAAAATAATAACAATTTTAACCGATCTTCGCCCAGAATTTGATTTTACTGAAGATGTTAATTTTATAGAAGAAGGAATGTTGGACTCATTTGATATTGTAAATTTGGTCAATTCCTTAGATACAACATTTGATATTTCTATTGATGGAATAGATATTATCCCTGATAATTTTTCTTCTATTGAAAGTATCGCTACTTTATTAAGAAAAAAGGGTGTTATATAA
- a CDS encoding GNAT family N-acetyltransferase, translated as MVLVENIYQIQEAVAGVKSKGFITNFFLDMKKHNLWVEKRVLKLVTFGNTLFLLKQNDDFYHLFFCSGSIEDLSRDVKYLDKCSYSIDILGGDKETIERLKIPFLEYGFSPYKSLIRMSRKTVLEASFIGDEIIEAQKTDAEDILSLLYDNFDKRAEQIPFIEEIDNWIEDKTLLLYKKNNRIAGFLAYEISGATQYLRYWFVAKECRGIKIGSLLLRKFFFKGNNSKRQLFWVLKDNENAIKRYIHYGFRFENIMDEILIM; from the coding sequence ATGGTTTTAGTTGAAAACATATATCAAATTCAAGAAGCTGTCGCTGGTGTAAAATCTAAAGGTTTTATCACTAATTTTTTCCTTGACATGAAAAAGCACAATTTATGGGTGGAAAAAAGAGTGCTGAAATTAGTAACATTTGGAAACACACTTTTTTTGTTAAAACAAAATGATGACTTTTATCACCTTTTCTTTTGCTCAGGTTCTATAGAAGATTTATCTAGAGATGTAAAGTATTTAGATAAATGTAGTTATTCAATTGATATTTTGGGAGGAGATAAAGAAACAATTGAAAGATTGAAAATACCTTTTTTAGAATATGGGTTTTCTCCGTACAAATCTTTAATAAGGATGAGTAGAAAAACAGTCCTTGAAGCTTCATTCATTGGTGATGAAATTATTGAAGCACAAAAAACGGATGCTGAAGACATATTATCTTTATTATATGACAATTTTGATAAAAGGGCAGAGCAAATCCCATTCATAGAAGAGATTGATAATTGGATTGAAGACAAGACATTATTGCTATATAAGAAAAACAATAGAATTGCAGGTTTTCTCGCATATGAAATATCAGGTGCTACTCAATATCTGCGTTATTGGTTTGTAGCAAAAGAATGTCGAGGTATTAAAATTGGATCTCTTTTGTTAAGAAAATTCTTTTTTAAAGGAAATAATTCGAAACGGCAATTATTTTGGGTTTTAAAGGATAATGAAAATGCCATTAAGCGATATATACACTATGGCTTTCGATTTGAAAATATTATGGATGAAATACTTATAATGTAA
- a CDS encoding AMP-binding protein — protein sequence MQINIIEYFEETVKKQPSKIAVIDGEFNVSFLSLQKRSLALALHLDTFFSNIINKPIAVYLPKSVDSVVADIAITYSANFYMNIDIKSPEIRINNILELIQPAAIITNSFNIEKLRRINTNINIINIDDIDNDSYSKNERLKIKRDSVIDTDPYCIINTSGSTGVPKGVLLNHKSFIDFTEWAKDTFQFSDNEIMGSLSPLVFDIYSFELCMLMAKGSTIVLIPDSFAAFPIKILDLLKEKKVTFLFWVPTIMVNIANMDLLSKIQLPDLKKVWFAGEVFPTKQFNYWKKQLSNVQFTNLYGPIEITLDCTFFIANREINDDEPIPIGFPCRNTDILILNEKEELASQGEEGELCVRGTSLAMGYYNNPEKTKVAFVQNPVNRSYPEIIYRTGDIVSTNNRGEIIFKGRKDSLIKHLGYRIELGEIEHVIVNTLKLAKNGCVIYNYAKKEITLFYESEKEISIAEFRKQITTVLPKYMLPTIYLKMDELPRNTNGKIDRLSLTKIVNG from the coding sequence ATGCAAATAAATATAATTGAATATTTTGAAGAAACGGTTAAAAAGCAACCATCTAAAATTGCCGTTATAGATGGTGAATTTAATGTTAGTTTTTTATCTCTACAAAAAAGATCTTTAGCATTAGCTTTACATTTAGATACTTTTTTTTCAAATATAATCAATAAACCTATTGCGGTTTACCTACCTAAAAGTGTAGATAGTGTCGTTGCTGATATTGCAATTACCTATAGTGCAAATTTTTATATGAATATAGATATAAAATCTCCGGAAATCCGGATCAATAATATACTAGAACTAATTCAACCTGCTGCAATAATTACAAATTCTTTTAATATTGAAAAGTTAAGAAGAATAAACACTAACATCAATATCATCAATATTGATGATATTGATAATGACTCTTATTCAAAAAATGAACGTTTAAAAATAAAACGAGATTCTGTAATAGATACAGATCCTTATTGTATCATAAATACTTCTGGATCAACAGGTGTTCCTAAAGGAGTGCTACTTAATCATAAAAGCTTTATTGATTTTACAGAATGGGCAAAAGATACATTTCAATTTTCCGATAATGAAATTATGGGTTCTCTTTCTCCCTTGGTTTTTGATATTTATAGTTTTGAACTTTGTATGTTAATGGCAAAAGGGAGTACAATTGTTTTGATCCCTGATTCTTTTGCTGCTTTTCCTATAAAAATATTGGATTTATTAAAGGAAAAAAAGGTTACTTTTTTATTTTGGGTACCTACTATCATGGTAAATATTGCCAACATGGATCTGTTATCGAAAATTCAGTTGCCTGATTTAAAAAAAGTATGGTTTGCTGGTGAAGTATTTCCTACTAAGCAATTTAATTATTGGAAAAAACAATTGTCAAATGTCCAGTTTACTAATTTATATGGGCCAATAGAAATTACACTGGATTGTACTTTTTTTATTGCAAATAGGGAAATAAATGATGATGAACCTATTCCTATTGGATTTCCATGTAGAAATACAGATATCCTTATTTTAAATGAAAAAGAAGAATTAGCATCTCAAGGGGAGGAAGGGGAATTGTGTGTCAGGGGAACTTCTCTTGCAATGGGATATTATAATAATCCTGAAAAAACAAAAGTTGCATTTGTCCAGAACCCAGTGAATAGATCATATCCTGAAATAATTTATAGAACTGGTGATATTGTAAGTACTAATAATAGAGGTGAAATAATTTTTAAAGGTCGTAAGGATAGTTTAATCAAGCATTTAGGGTATAGAATAGAGTTGGGCGAAATTGAACATGTTATAGTAAATACACTAAAGTTAGCAAAAAATGGATGTGTAATATATAATTATGCAAAAAAAGAAATTACTCTTTTTTATGAATCCGAAAAAGAAATATCTATAGCGGAGTTCAGGAAGCAAATTACTACAGTTTTACCCAAATATATGCTTCCTACCATTTATTTAAAAATGGATGAATTACCCAGAAATACGAATGGAAAAATAGATAGACTATCTTTGACTAAAATAGTGAATGGATAA